The following coding sequences are from one Hymenobacter sp. DG25A window:
- the mgtE gene encoding magnesium transporter produces MIQQHPTAETITSLIQEGEFFKLKEVLKQFEPAELVELLEKEEEREQLIIFRLLPLTLATEVFEYLDLDIQRHFLANLSQEKIADILNEMSPDDRTALLEFLPDDFVKELIQTLSESERKVTLELLGYPEYSVGRLMTPDYIAIRENWTVQQVLDYIRRHGGQSETISVLYVTDNRGVLIDDIRIRQLLLAEPDSRVSELMDRRYVSLQAMQDQEAAIDVFRKNDRVALPVVNDEGVLFGIVTIDDILDIREEEDTEDIQKLGGSEALDEPYLATSIWNMVKKRAGWLVILLIGEMLTTSAMHHFEDDLQKAAVLGLFIPLIISAGGNAGSQATSLIIRAMSLGEFTLSDWWLVMRRELISGLLLGGILGVVGSLRIILWANYIDPGYFGPYWLLIAVTVGFSLLGIVLWGALSGAMLPMLLKRLGLDPATSSAPFVATLVDVTGLIIYFSVATMVLRGTLL; encoded by the coding sequence ATGATTCAGCAGCACCCCACCGCGGAAACCATCACGTCCCTGATTCAGGAGGGCGAATTCTTTAAGCTGAAGGAGGTTCTCAAGCAGTTTGAGCCGGCCGAGCTGGTAGAGCTGCTGGAGAAGGAAGAGGAGCGCGAACAGCTGATTATTTTCCGGCTGCTGCCCCTCACGCTGGCCACCGAGGTATTCGAGTATCTGGACCTGGATATTCAGCGCCACTTTCTGGCCAACCTCTCTCAGGAGAAAATTGCCGACATCCTCAATGAGATGTCGCCCGATGACCGGACGGCCCTGCTGGAGTTCCTGCCCGATGACTTTGTAAAGGAGCTGATCCAGACCCTGTCGGAGTCGGAGCGCAAGGTAACGCTGGAGCTGCTGGGCTACCCCGAGTACAGCGTGGGCCGCCTGATGACGCCCGACTACATTGCCATTCGGGAAAACTGGACGGTGCAGCAGGTGCTGGACTACATCCGCCGCCACGGCGGGCAGTCCGAAACCATCAGCGTGCTCTACGTTACGGATAACCGGGGCGTGCTGATTGATGATATCCGCATCCGGCAGCTGCTGCTGGCCGAGCCGGATAGCCGCGTGAGCGAACTGATGGACCGCCGCTACGTGAGCCTGCAGGCCATGCAGGACCAGGAAGCGGCCATTGACGTGTTCCGCAAAAACGACCGGGTGGCCCTGCCCGTGGTGAACGACGAAGGCGTGCTGTTCGGCATCGTGACCATTGATGATATCCTCGACATCCGGGAAGAAGAAGATACCGAGGACATTCAGAAGCTGGGGGGCTCCGAGGCCCTGGACGAGCCGTACTTGGCCACTTCCATCTGGAACATGGTGAAAAAGCGGGCCGGCTGGCTGGTTATCCTGCTGATTGGTGAGATGCTGACGACCTCCGCCATGCACCATTTTGAGGATGACCTGCAGAAAGCCGCCGTGCTGGGCCTGTTTATTCCCCTCATTATCTCGGCCGGCGGCAATGCCGGCTCCCAGGCTACGTCTCTTATTATCCGGGCCATGAGCCTGGGCGAGTTCACCCTCTCCGACTGGTGGCTGGTTATGCGGCGCGAGTTGATTTCGGGGCTGCTGCTGGGCGGTATTCTGGGCGTGGTAGGCTCCCTGCGCATTATCCTGTGGGCCAACTACATCGACCCCGGCTATTTTGGCCCCTACTGGCTGCTGATTGCCGTTACGGTGGGCTTCTCGCTGCTGGGCATTGTACTGTGGGGGGCGCTATCGGGGGCAATGCTGCCCATGCTGCTCAAGCGCCTGGGCCTGGACCCCGCTACTTCCTCCGCGCCTTTTGTAGCTACCCTGGTAGACGTAACCGGGCTGATTATCTACTTCTCCGTGGCTACCATGGTGCTGCGCGGCACCCTGCTGTAA
- a CDS encoding head GIN domain-containing protein — MKSATLLLLPLLAFISLMTAFRPAPVHSVSAAPVDERREVREVAAFEELSLNIPAEVVLRQGSPQRVEIVGADEDLRRIETVVKDNRLRIRMPEKDRQAGWYKGTTFRQPIKIYVTMPTIKMLGVSGSGSMSSEAPIKAPALKVSMSGSGAMRLNLVTDQLNTSLSGSGRISLSGSTDAHKVSISGSGRLAAPNLRTNATQISISGSGSCQVHASQTLQASISGSGNVLYQGSPQVTSHIMGSGTVRKA; from the coding sequence ATGAAATCTGCTACGCTTCTCCTGCTTCCTTTGCTGGCCTTCATCTCTCTGATGACAGCATTCCGCCCCGCCCCTGTGCATTCCGTTAGCGCGGCTCCGGTGGACGAGCGCCGCGAGGTGCGGGAAGTAGCGGCCTTTGAGGAGCTATCCTTAAACATTCCCGCGGAGGTGGTTTTGCGGCAGGGCAGCCCGCAGCGGGTAGAAATTGTGGGCGCCGATGAAGATCTGCGCCGCATAGAAACGGTGGTAAAGGATAACCGACTGCGCATTCGGATGCCGGAAAAAGACCGGCAAGCCGGGTGGTATAAAGGCACCACCTTTCGGCAGCCCATCAAAATCTACGTGACCATGCCCACTATCAAAATGCTGGGAGTAAGCGGTTCGGGCTCCATGAGCAGTGAAGCGCCTATTAAAGCACCAGCGCTGAAAGTGAGTATGTCCGGCTCGGGGGCTATGCGCCTCAACCTGGTCACCGACCAACTCAACACTTCCCTGTCTGGCTCGGGCCGCATCAGCCTCTCCGGCAGCACCGATGCGCATAAGGTATCCATCAGCGGCTCCGGCCGCCTGGCAGCGCCCAACCTGCGCACTAACGCTACGCAAATCAGCATCAGCGGCTCCGGGAGCTGCCAGGTGCACGCCAGCCAGACGCTGCAGGCTTCTATTTCCGGGTCCGGCAATGTGCTGTACCAGGGCAGCCCGCAGGTTACCTCGCATATTATGGGCTCGGGCACCGTCCGGAAAGCGTAA
- a CDS encoding cyanophycinase — MTQLSGSALGTLIALGGGDDDVLLSLLCDLLPHREAPIEIITTASSEPLDSARAYEQALRDLGCVTSHHLHIDEHHPADAPATLRRLARTKVVFFTGGDQERIVQFLHGTEFLRQLQERFRTEADFIVAGTSAGAAVLSDFMLVDGYGWRALRKGGIKTVPGLELLPKLLIDQHFVERGRFGRLAHAVLAHPMCLGLGLSEETGLIIRGGIEAEVFGDGVVMVVDGSRQRGNNLGRIGRGEPVSGLDLRVHLLVAGQRLHLPSRQVKEHQPE; from the coding sequence ATGACCCAGTTATCCGGTTCTGCACTTGGTACGCTCATCGCCCTTGGCGGCGGCGACGATGACGTGCTGCTGTCCCTGCTCTGCGACCTGCTGCCCCATCGAGAGGCTCCTATTGAGATAATTACCACGGCTTCCAGTGAGCCCCTGGATTCGGCCAGGGCCTATGAGCAGGCCCTGCGCGACCTGGGCTGCGTGACCTCCCACCACCTGCACATTGACGAGCACCACCCGGCCGATGCCCCGGCCACGCTCCGGCGGCTGGCGCGTACCAAAGTGGTGTTTTTCACCGGCGGCGACCAGGAGCGCATTGTGCAGTTTTTGCACGGCACCGAGTTTTTGCGCCAGCTGCAGGAGCGCTTCCGCACGGAGGCCGACTTTATTGTTGCCGGTACCAGTGCCGGCGCCGCCGTGCTCTCCGATTTTATGCTGGTAGATGGCTATGGCTGGCGGGCCCTGCGCAAAGGCGGCATTAAAACCGTGCCCGGGCTGGAGCTGCTGCCTAAGCTGCTCATTGATCAGCATTTTGTGGAACGGGGCCGCTTTGGGCGGCTGGCGCATGCCGTGCTGGCCCACCCCATGTGCCTGGGGCTGGGCCTTTCTGAGGAAACCGGCCTCATTATCCGGGGAGGCATTGAGGCCGAAGTGTTCGGCGACGGGGTGGTGATGGTGGTAGATGGCTCCCGGCAGCGCGGCAACAACTTGGGCCGCATTGGGCGCGGCGAGCCGGTTAGCGGGCTGGACCTGCGCGTGCACCTGCTGGTGGCGGGCCAGCGCCTGCACCTGCCCAGCCGCCAGGTGAAAGAGCACCAGCCGGAATAA
- a CDS encoding M13 family metallopeptidase: MKISSAARRCLVLGPALALALAGCQSSGSTGTAGQPDLLQANLDTTIHPGDDFFTYANGGWLKKHPIPASESSWGIGKEVQDEVYARLRALNQEAAKANAKAGTSQQKIGDFWAAGLDSVAIDKQGLAPLKPELDRIAAIKSLADVQAVIARHKVLGVNSLLGLYIAQDAKNSEKMALHLYQAGLGLPNRDYYFNKDTRTSNIRKEYVRHVARMLQLLGQDSVTAQRHSQQIMQLETALAGSSRKLEALRDPYANYNKRAVTDLGKLTPGIDWKPWLAQMELAKVDTVIVGQPEFYQKAGQLLKTTPLDQWQAYLQWHLVNTFASQLSRPFDNEHFRFYGTILQGQKEQRARWKRVLDEEEDGMGEILGQLFVKEYFSPETKARYAKLTENVVASFREHIQALDWMSNATKQKALVKLAKITPKVGYPDKWRDYSALTINRDSYLGNVMRANEWKYRYQVNKLGKPVDRTEWDMTPQTYNAYYNPSNNEIVLPAAIFAVPGLKDADADDAIIYGYAGASTIGHELTHGFDDEGSQYDEKGNLRNWWSKQDRAAFQQRVNSIVRQFNGYTVLDSLHINGKATAGENIADLGGIVIAFDAFKKTDQYKKGEKIGGLTPTQRYFLGYALGWQHHQRDEVLAQRILTDVHSPAQYRVNGPFADVPAFYEAFNVKEGQQLWRPDSTRVTIW, encoded by the coding sequence ATGAAAATTTCCTCTGCGGCCCGGCGCTGCCTGGTGCTCGGCCCCGCTCTGGCCCTGGCGTTAGCCGGCTGCCAATCATCCGGCTCTACCGGCACGGCCGGCCAGCCCGACCTGCTCCAGGCCAACCTGGACACCACCATTCATCCCGGCGACGACTTTTTCACCTACGCCAATGGCGGCTGGCTGAAAAAGCATCCCATTCCCGCCTCCGAAAGCTCCTGGGGCATTGGCAAAGAGGTGCAGGACGAGGTATATGCTCGCCTGCGCGCCCTCAACCAGGAAGCCGCCAAAGCCAACGCCAAGGCGGGCACCAGTCAGCAGAAAATTGGTGATTTCTGGGCCGCCGGGCTGGATTCCGTGGCCATTGATAAGCAGGGCCTTGCCCCGCTGAAGCCCGAGCTGGACCGCATTGCCGCTATCAAGTCTCTGGCCGATGTGCAGGCTGTAATTGCCCGCCACAAGGTACTGGGCGTGAACTCGCTGCTTGGCCTGTATATAGCGCAGGACGCTAAAAACAGTGAAAAAATGGCCCTGCACCTGTATCAGGCCGGGCTGGGCTTACCAAACCGCGACTACTATTTTAACAAGGACACCCGCACCAGCAACATCCGCAAGGAGTACGTGCGGCACGTAGCGCGCATGCTGCAGCTGCTGGGGCAGGACTCCGTTACGGCCCAGCGCCACAGCCAGCAGATTATGCAGCTGGAAACGGCACTAGCCGGTTCCTCGCGCAAGCTGGAAGCCCTCCGCGACCCATACGCCAACTATAACAAGCGCGCCGTAACCGACCTCGGCAAGCTCACCCCTGGCATCGACTGGAAACCCTGGCTCGCGCAAATGGAGCTGGCCAAAGTAGATACCGTTATTGTGGGGCAGCCGGAGTTCTACCAGAAAGCTGGTCAGCTGCTGAAAACCACCCCGCTGGACCAGTGGCAGGCTTACCTGCAGTGGCACCTGGTGAATACTTTTGCCAGCCAGCTCAGCCGCCCCTTCGATAATGAGCATTTCCGCTTCTACGGCACCATTCTGCAGGGCCAGAAAGAGCAGCGTGCCCGCTGGAAGCGCGTGCTGGATGAGGAGGAAGATGGCATGGGCGAAATCCTGGGCCAGCTGTTCGTAAAAGAGTATTTCTCCCCCGAAACCAAAGCCCGCTACGCCAAGCTCACCGAAAACGTGGTGGCTTCATTCCGGGAGCATATTCAGGCTCTGGACTGGATGAGCAACGCCACCAAGCAAAAGGCGCTGGTGAAGCTCGCCAAAATCACCCCCAAAGTAGGCTACCCCGATAAGTGGCGCGACTATTCGGCCCTCACCATTAACCGGGATTCTTACCTGGGCAATGTGATGCGCGCCAACGAGTGGAAGTACCGCTACCAGGTAAACAAGCTGGGCAAGCCCGTAGACCGCACCGAGTGGGACATGACGCCCCAGACGTACAATGCCTACTACAACCCCAGCAACAACGAAATTGTACTGCCCGCCGCCATTTTTGCCGTTCCCGGGCTGAAAGATGCCGATGCCGATGATGCCATCATCTACGGCTACGCCGGCGCGTCTACCATTGGCCACGAACTGACGCACGGCTTCGACGACGAAGGCAGCCAGTATGACGAGAAGGGCAACCTGCGCAACTGGTGGAGCAAGCAGGACCGCGCCGCTTTCCAGCAGCGCGTGAACAGCATTGTGCGCCAGTTTAACGGCTACACCGTGCTCGATTCCCTGCACATCAACGGCAAGGCCACAGCCGGCGAGAACATTGCCGACCTGGGCGGTATCGTCATTGCCTTCGATGCCTTTAAAAAGACCGATCAGTACAAGAAAGGCGAGAAAATTGGCGGCCTCACGCCCACGCAGCGCTACTTCCTGGGCTACGCCCTGGGCTGGCAGCACCACCAGCGGGATGAGGTGCTGGCCCAGCGCATCCTCACCGATGTGCACTCGCCGGCGCAGTACCGCGTGAATGGCCCCTTTGCCGACGTGCCCGCTTTCTATGAAGCGTTCAACGTGAAAGAAGGCCAGCAGCTCTGGCGCCCCGACAGCACCCGGGTTACCATCTGGTAG
- the arfB gene encoding alternative ribosome rescue aminoacyl-tRNA hydrolase ArfB, whose product MLPAADAFLPEIQFQTSRSSGPGGQNVNKVESRVELRFHVADSQLLSDEQKEVLLTKLAKQLTAEGLLLVVAQEDRSQLRNKEIALQKFHQLLLKALHKPKARKATKPSKGAVRQRLESKKKHSTKKANRGKGGLDF is encoded by the coding sequence ATGCTGCCTGCTGCCGATGCTTTTCTGCCCGAAATTCAATTTCAAACCAGCCGCAGCAGCGGGCCGGGCGGACAAAACGTGAACAAGGTAGAGTCCAGGGTAGAGCTGCGCTTTCATGTAGCCGATTCCCAACTGCTCAGCGACGAGCAGAAAGAAGTGCTGCTCACGAAGCTGGCCAAGCAGCTTACGGCGGAGGGTTTGCTGCTGGTAGTAGCGCAGGAAGACCGCAGCCAGCTGCGCAACAAGGAAATTGCCCTGCAGAAGTTTCATCAGCTGCTACTGAAGGCCCTGCACAAGCCCAAAGCCCGCAAGGCCACCAAGCCCAGCAAAGGAGCCGTGCGCCAACGCCTGGAGTCCAAGAAAAAGCACAGCACCAAAAAGGCTAACCGCGGCAAGGGTGGCCTGGACTTTTAA
- a CDS encoding nuclear transport factor 2 family protein has protein sequence MHPHEELLHRFYQAFQRRDWHAMTMCYHPQVTFQDAAFSLTGAPEIGAMWRMLCERGHDLQLTYSNVHADDHQGQADWEARYTFSQTKRPVHNRIQARFTFSDGLIYSHHDAFSFWRWSRQALGPVGWLLGWSPFLQRKVQAQAAKNLQQFRAKLA, from the coding sequence ATGCACCCCCACGAAGAACTGCTGCACCGCTTCTATCAGGCCTTTCAGCGCCGCGACTGGCATGCCATGACCATGTGCTACCATCCGCAAGTCACTTTCCAGGATGCTGCCTTCTCCCTGACCGGGGCGCCCGAAATAGGCGCTATGTGGCGCATGCTCTGCGAGCGGGGCCACGACCTGCAGCTAACCTATAGTAACGTGCACGCCGATGACCACCAGGGACAAGCTGACTGGGAGGCCCGCTATACCTTCTCCCAGACCAAGCGCCCGGTGCATAACCGCATCCAGGCCCGCTTCACCTTCTCCGACGGCCTTATCTACTCCCACCACGATGCCTTCAGCTTCTGGCGCTGGTCGCGGCAGGCGTTAGGGCCGGTGGGGTGGCTGCTGGGCTGGTCGCCGTTTCTGCAACGGAAAGTGCAGGCCCAGGCAGCCAAAAATCTGCAGCAGTTCAGAGCGAAGCTTGCGTAG